In the genome of Daucus carota subsp. sativus chromosome 9, DH1 v3.0, whole genome shotgun sequence, the window CATTCATTGGTTTGGGGGTGTCCCAGTGGGGGTAGGTGTGGAAGGGAGATTCAAAACTTGTCAAAAACTTAAATCCGAGCTTACCAAGTCTGTCACATACTCAACAACGATGTCCTCCACGAGTGCCACAGTTTCTGGAAGGGGCTGTTAATGCAGCACAAAAAACTCATGAATACAAAAGAGCACTTGCTAAGAATTGAAATCATAGCGCTGTTGGTTTCTTCCCCATTATATTCTCTTAGCAATATAGAGTACAATAAGCACTGTCTTGTTTTCCGGGTATGTTACAATGATGTCTTAAAAATAACACTAATAGTTTTTTAGATCCTAATACGCATCTGGAGGTTCCAATGATGCTGGGTATGAATCATTGGTGACAGTGATACTTCTTAAATgactaattttaaactaaaaacgTTACAGGAATATAAGGTTCAGTTTCTACAGATAGAATGGATGAAGTAGGAATaaataaagaattttttttgaagaattaggggtacaaaaatcaaaatttcttTCTGATTATGGGAAagtaaaacaatataaaatcaaaattaaaagaaatatgtgAAGGATTAGTAAGGAGGCAGGTATGAGCATTTATTTGCATATTGGTGGGCATGAAGCCTAGTTTAATTTGCAAAATTGTATAAAAAGAGTATATGATCATGTATAAATGTAGTTTATATTCCCTCCATTctaaaataatagtcgctttgattttttgcacgtattttgagttgcaaaaaaaatgtatttctatacattattttccattttttttcagaataaaaatatagatgttaaacttttatttaggaaaagaaaattttgaaaaataatgtgtatGTTTTctttacacctcaaattacgtgcaaaaagtaaaagagactattattttggaatggaggaaatattttattacatcttcataaaaaaatatatatatggtcctACTCCACTAAAAACatccttaaaataaaaactaaacacaaaattaaaaaaaattctaaatcacATTGAAATACAGCACATGTGGTGTAAATTGATTGTTGTGAGATGAAAAAATAATGCAGTGAAAttagatttcaaaaaaagttcactAATTGACGGGAAAAACCAAATTAATGTGATTCCTCGACAAGTGTACACCCTATGTAGTAAGGTAGTTACTGGTTACTGCAAGATTACTACTAGGCAGGAGTCAGAAATGATTTACAAAATAGCTAGAGCATAAACTCTATAAGAAAattcctctgacaacaaagaaCAAGTCAGGCCCTGATCTATgactaatataataaatttatatgctAAGTTCCATTTTGATAATAAACTAAcattagaattaaaataaattacaagagGGGGTATAAACAATTACATTGGGGTCATCTCCAAAACCATACATCATATGCTGCACTGTTACATTCCACCAGAACGAGGATCAGAATCCCTGTAATTAGGAAAAATCTACAAACATGAAGTGCGAAGATGGGTGTTTTTGAACTTAAATTACTTACAGTCTTTCTGAAATACAGCTCGTTTGCGCTTAAATGTAGGCTCTGATTGCTGGGACAACCCAACTCTCGTTTTCGAAGACGATCCAGATGCAGAGTTGCTCATTGTGTCCTCGCCAACTTATTTCTTGATCTATTAAAGGCGACAGTGATTTACATTTAACATGAAATGAAAtacaatcaatatatttattaatcattAACCTAAGACAAGATTCCCGAGGCAGATAATCATGGATATGTGATAGAAAAAATATGTGAGCCACAAACTATAGTAAATTCAAGAAATAGCATTGCATACCTACCTACATACCATATTGTTCATAAACTACCGAAATCAACAGGTTACAAACAAGGGGGTGCTGGATGGTAAACAGGAACTAGAATTAGGAGAAACGGGCACGGAAATGATTTCAATTCTCGCGGCATGATGGGGTAACCAAGGAATTAGAAACCAACTTAACGAAATTGAGTTCCTCATCCTAACCAACAATACCACTTAACCCGACAATAACAAATGAAAATCACATTCCATTTCCCCTTAACCGAGCGCCTGAGTAAGAATACAACAATCATTCCCAAATGTATGCTCAGGTCTCATAAAATCCCCTCATTATTTCAATTCTTCTGCCGAATACCTAATCTGTGTTATCAAAATATCgtaagatgaattaacttaacaaTCACCAATCTAACAAATCATTACAGGCAGTAAATTCCGTAAATATCAATACAACACATATAAAACAGCCAAATCAAAGTCTATGTGAGCGAATTGAGCTATATGTATTCTACAAGGCCAACGCCAAGGAATTAAACAATCTACAGAAATTaggttttcaattaaaaagttTCGATTCTTTTGAAGAGGAATCTACCAGTATTTTTTTACCGAGCAAAGTAAGCCGGAGCCGGATCTCTACCAGGCAACTTGTCTGTGCTAATTGCTATCCAGCCACGGAAAGCGATTTTTATTGTGAAGGATCTATCAATATACttgtataaaggagaagcgaggggcgtgtatgtggcgcctctcacatcgctccgttctatttttctaattttttggaatttttggatgaaaaatatcaaaaattagaactacctttcttagtttttggtatattagaagcaagtttctgaatctgattttgtttcagattatttatgtatttttctaattttttggaatttttggatgaaaaatatcaaaattagaactacctttcttagtttttggtatattagaagcaagtttctgaatctgattttgtttcagattatttatggaatatagtagcttgaaaattttaatctgattttgtttcagattatttaattatgggaaagagtagcacacaagtctctttatacctataaataccctatagattgtagggttttagatcatctaaacacagtCTCCtatctctcaataccacaactctgcctctctctgatgatagttctcttgctcgattcctaactcggtggtgccgttattctgcaacgataagtgaagctgtttatacagtattaaaaaaaataaaagttgttgcaagcaaaggtagttataaaccgccatgtgggagtcgacaaatccaaacacgggaaaagaatatagtgttGACACGATATTGATGGACGATATCaacaaattaactattaatgatgTGTGTTTGTtggttttcttttataatatttgttttgttcatcggacatgttttttgttgttaatttttatatgatttactttgtatacaggaaaaaattattcatgcattatctgtttgctccgttcaaacaacttttaagtgaaggctgtttatacggtattaaaaaataaaggttgttacaagcaacggtagttatagaccactatCTCACCGATTTAAGTTATATGTTTTTGttcacaatcaatccaaaaaaatttggagggtgacaatgtaagaacatgattacttttcaaaaaaaaaaataaattaagattcgtcgtacactttaaattgttaattacgtgtataaattcattttcgttttttttaccatgaattatagtccaattttacaaatttatatattattaatggtattacatcaagatttttataatataaaatttatcttatcctacaaatattaattttgaatcattaatatacctt includes:
- the LOC108200718 gene encoding transcription initiation factor TFIID subunit 13, translated to MSNSASGSSSKTRVGLSQQSEPTFKRKRAVFQKDLQHMMYGFGDDPNPLPETVALVEDIVVEYVTDLVHKAQDIASKRGKLLTEDFLYLVRKDAPKFNRCTELLSMNEELKQARKAFEVDEEKLATIE